GCAGAAAACTCCTCGCGCCCTCGGCTGCAAACACCACGATTCGCGGTGGCATTCGCGCACAGACGCTACCTCAAGCTTCTCATAGTCGACCCCGTTTTCGAGGGGCTGAGCGCGTTGGAAAACCTCACTTTGCGCGAACACCGGTGAGGAAAATTTCCATCCCATCATGCGGTTTTCCGTCTCGCTGAGTGACAAATCAGGTTCCCATAGAAATTTCCGTACGATCTTCTTCCGTTCTTCGCCATCAGCAGGCATCCACTGTCATCAGGCACACCGTCTGCCCCGCCGAGGAGATTGCGCTTTTTGCTCTCGCTCTCTTTGGGCTTTTTCTCTTCAAGACCCCACAACTCGGAGCCATTTTTATGCACCTATGGACGGAGTACGAGGGCAAAACCGTAAACGGCGACTACACCCTGGGCAGACTCCTGCGCTCAGAAGGTCGTAACGGATTTTTTGCCACCGCCGACAAGAAAGGCCAGCAGGCCGTTATCCGGCTTACTGAAGCCCACTTCGACGAAGATCAGCAACTCGCCCGCTGGCGACAGGTCTCCGTCCTCAAGCAGCCACACCTTATCGGCATCGACAACGTCGGCCGGGCAGACCTCGACGGCGTTTCGCTGACCTTCGCTCTGATGGAAAGCGACGACGCCAACCTCGAAGAAGTGTTGAAGGAGCGTCCGCTTACGACCGCTGAAGCGCTGCAGGTAGCGCGTGCCGTTACCGAGGCTCTGCAGTCACTCCACGCCAGCGGCCTCGTGCACGAACACATCGAGCCAGCCAACGTGATGGCCGTCGGTGAAGTCGTCAAGCTGCGCAGCGACTGCGTCCGCGAGTGCGTCGCCGACGGCGAGTTCCGCACACAGGAAGGCTGCGCCGAACTTCGTCGCAAGGACGTGAATGCGCTGGCCGTTCTGCTGCTGCGCTGCCTCACGCTCGACTCCGAAATCCGCCCCGGCGCCCCGCTGCCTGAGCCGTTCTATCGCATCCTCCCGGGCGCCCTCGCCGGTACACTTTCGCTCGACCAGATCAGCGCGATCCTCGGGCCGTCGGACGAGGCTAAGGCAAAGGCGGAAGCCCTCGCTGCGGAACGTGCGGCCAGCGCCAAAGCGGCACAGGAAGAGGCTCAAATCATTGCAGAAAAGACTGCCGAGCCTGTGGTCGCGAAGCCGACAGTAGCCAGTGCACCTGCGCCCAAAGCCGCAACTCCCGTTCCCGCGGCTGCCGCTGTACGCAACACCGGCAGCCGCGGAGCCCTCACCGGCTATGCCGCCGAACTTCCGCCCGCGCAATGAACATCTCGGTCGCTCGCGCGGCGAGCAGCCAGCGCAGGACAAGCGGATGATCGTTTGGGGAGCCTGCGGAGTCGCTCTTCTGGTGCTCCTCTTCGCGCTCTGGCACATGTTCTCCGGGTCCAGCAAGCCGAAGCCTGCAGCACAAACCGCTGCAGCGGTGGTTCCTGCTGCTCCGACGGCGGCAGCAGCCTCTCAGCCCGCGCCGGTCGTCGTTCCTGTCGCCCACGGCTGGCACGTCATCGCCTACACCTACAACCACGCCGGTCAGGCGCAGGCGAAAGCCGACAGCATTGCACGTAAGCACGGCAACCTCAACCCGCAGGTCTTCAGCCCCACCAGCCACGGGCCGTACCTTGTCGCGCTGGGCGGCGTGATGAGCGAAGCCGAAGCGAAGGCCACGCTGCAACGCGCACGTCGCTCCGGTATGCCGCGCGACGCGTTCATGCGCAACTACTAACCAGCGTCAAAGACCCGGCACAAGTAGCAACGAAGAAGCGGACTCTCTACAGAGAGTCCGCTTCTTCGTTGCTACCCAATCCCAAACTCAAATCTTCCGGCGTTTTGTGCTGAAGCGCTGCCATAGAGTCCATAACGAAAGCAGCGCAAGCGCAGCCTCCGACGCGCGCCGCCAGGGACTTCGATGCGGCAGATACATCGCCGCAATCCAGCAGGCAATGAGCGCAGCACCGAACAGCTGCGCGCCGACCAACCGTAACTCCGCCCTGGCTCGTCCTGTCATCGTTTCTTCTGTTGAGCGTTGTAGGCTCGTCGAATCTGAAAGTTAAAGGCCAGCGCCGTCACCGGTATCAGCACGAACGCCGCCACCAGAAACACCTTCTCCGGCACCGACTTCACCAGCACAAACAGCACGAGTAGCAATCCGCCAAAGATCGCCGCCGCATCGCGCAACATGCGCTTGCGGAAGGCGGGAGTCATCATGCGGCGAGGAGCTGCCACTTAGAACTCCTCCGCATCGTTCCCTGAACCATCTTCCGAATAGCTTCCGGCCTCTGGTCCATCGAGATCTTCTTCCCGAAGGCTGAGCGCAATCACGGTGCTCGACTCGAACTCTATGGTCAACGCCTCAAACTCTTCGAGCGAGGCCTTCGCCACCGTCTCGCCGATCTGTGCGCAGATACCGTTGCGATACTCTGGCTCACCGTAAGCGAGGGAGAAGTCGCTGAGCAGCAGATGCGGCCAGGTGTAGAGCGTCAGCATCGGGCCCTCGGAGCCGGGAGCGTCTGCAAAGCGAAGGCGCAGGTAGTCGCCGACGAACTCGACGGCGGTTAGTTCTTGCCCTTCGATAGCGCTGATGTCCATTTACTCAAACCTCTTGGGGTTGTAATAGTACGTGCGCTCGGAAGGCTGCGTCGAATCTTCTCCCGGAGCGACTACGCGATCCAGCACGCGTGTTCGATTGAATCGTAGCTTCGCGATGTAGGCCACGGACGCATCGCCGCCATGGATCGTCAAAGAGTATCCCTTGCCGACTCGCTGAAGCGAGAGCGAGACCATATCGCCGAGATCCGCATAGGCGGAGTACGGGAGCAGGATGGACTGTCCGTTGACCGCGATCTGCAGAGAATCGGTGAGCAGGCAGGGAACCCGGCCACCGGTGCAGGGCATGTTGCGCTGAAGGTCGAACTCGTCGGTCGACTCAGGAGCCTTCGTCTCATGCGTGCGAACCGTTACGGTAGCACCGTGGGACAAACTCCCAAGCGTTACGCGCGTCTCTCCATTGGCTTTCACCTGTGCGGAGGACTTCGCCTGTGCGTGAGTCAGCGCTGTTGTAGCAAGCGCGAGCATCAGCACAGGTGTCCTCAGCAGAAGTGCCACTAGAGAGCCTCCGTCACCGCATCCATCTGGGCCTTCGTCGTCAGCTCTGTGGCGCACCACAGCGAGGCGCCCTCTCCCAGCTCCGGATACCACTTCGCCAGCGACAGCCCGCCGATGATCTGCTTGTCCAGCAGCTTCGCATTCGCTGCCTCTGCAGACGAGGGAAGGGCCACGGCAAACTCATTGAAGCTCGGTCCGCTGAACAGCTTCTTCGCTCCGGCCTTCTCCAGCGCCGAACGCAGATACGCCGCCTTCGCCAGGTTCTGCTCTGCGAGTTCCTTCAGGCCTTCCTTGCCGTAGACGGTGAGGTAGATCGTCACCATCAGCGATACCAGGGCCTGGTTCGTGCAGATGTTCGAAGTCGCCTTCTCGCGGCGGATATGCTGCTCGCGCGTCGACAGCGTCAGCACAAAGCCACGCTTGCCGTTGGAATCCTTCGTCTCACCGCAAAGACGGCCCGGCATCTGGCGCAGGAACTTCTCCTTGCACGCGAGCACGCCGCAGTACGGTCCGCCGAAGCCCACCGCCACACCAAAGCTCTGCGCTTCCAGCGAAACGATGTCGGCTTCGACCGGCGGCTTCACAATGCCCAGCGAGAGCGCTTCGGCGATCGAAACGATCAGCAGCGCACCCTTCTTGTGAGCAATCTCCGCAATCGCAGCAACGTCTTCCACTGTGCCGAAGAAGTTCGGCGACTGGATCAGCACGCAGGCCGTATCGTCGCCGATAGCTGCTTCCAGCGCCGCCAGGTCAACGCGTCCGGTCTCGCGGACGTACTCCACTTCCGAAACAGGAATGCCCTGATGCTGCACCGTCGTCGTCAGCACCTCGCGGTACTCCGGGTGAACGGTACGGGCCACCACCGCGCCCGAGCGGCCGGTTACGCGCACAGCCATCATCACGGCCTCGGCGCATCCGGTCGAGCCGTCATACATCGACGCGTTGGCAATCTCCATGCCCGTCAGCTCGCAGATCATCGTCTGGAACTCGAACGTCGCCTGCAACGTTCCCTGCGCGATCTCCGGCTGATAGGGCGTATAGCTGGTCAGAAACTCACCACGCTGCACCAGCGAGTCGATCACTACCGGGCGATAGTGCCGATACGCACCTGCGCCGAGGAAGCTCGAATAGAGTGCTCCGGGCTTCGCTTCGCTGATCTCGCCGCTAGCCACATTGGCGGCAAACGCCTTAAAGCGGTCGAGCACTTCGCTCTCCGAGTGCTGGCGAGGAATATTCAGATCGCCTGTCAGGCGATACTCCGCCGGTACGCTCTCAAACAACGAATCGATCGACGGCACACCGATCGCTTCGAGCATTTCGAGACGGTCAGCAGGGGATTTGGGAAGATAGCGCATTCGAGTCTGCCTGTTCGTGTGGCGCTCTCGCTAAAGAACGCCGAAAAATTTTAGAGCTCCGCCGGCCATGAACAACAGGCCGACGGCAAAAATAATCACTCGTGCCCATGGTTCAACGGTGGGCTGTTCGACCTTGGCGTGCTCCATACCCTTGTGTCCACGGCCCCCAGCAAGCCAGCCGCAGAGGAGAAGAACCGCGCCCATCAGGATGAAGTCAACGCAGTAAAACGCGTTCTCTGTCATCGTTTCGGCTTAGTGACCGGTTTCTTCCGCTACGAACTTCTCATAGTCCTCTGCGCTCAGCAGCGCATTGGCCTCGTCCGTGTTGGTGACCGCCAGCTTGATCAGCCAGGTAGCATTCGCGTCCGTGTTGATCGTCTCCGGCGCCGAGTTCAACGCCTCGTTGATCTCCGTTACCGTGCCCGTCACCGGGGAGTACAGATCGCTGACAGCCTTCACGCTCTCCACCGAACCGAACGTCGATCCGGCCTCAATCTCCTGGCCAACCTTGGGCAGTTCGACAAAAACAATGTCGCCCAGCGAGCTCTGAGCGTAGTCAGTGATACCGATGGTTCCGGTCTCGCCCTCGAGGGCAAGCCACTCGTGCGACTTGGCATAACGATAGTTTGCGGGATAGCTCATTCGCCCATTCTATTCTGGCCGCCGGGGGAGAAAAATGTCGGTTCGGCGATTACCGCTGAATCTTTTGCTTCGATATCGAATCATACGTAGTGAAAGCATTCGGGCCGACCGCCCACCAAGGAGGCATCACCGCCATGAAACCCATCGTTGGACTCCACCACGTCACCGCCATTGCATCTGATCCGCAGCAGAACCTCGACTTCTACACCGAAGTTCTCGGACTCCGCCTGGTCAAGCGCACCGTCAACTTCGACGACCCCGGCACCTACCACTTTTACTTTGGCGACGACATTGGAACCCCCGGCACGGTGCTGACCTTCTTCCCCTGGCCGCACGCTCGCCGCGGCTCGGCAGGCGCTGGCGAGGTCACGCACACCGCCTTCAGCATTCCCGCAGCTTCGGTCGACTACTGGCATGAGCGCCTGACGGAGAAGGGAATCCTCGTCGAACGCACAGGCAAGCGCTTCAACGGAGCCGAAGAGGTGTTGACGCTGGCTGACCCCGACGGCATGAAGCTAGAGCTCGTCGCTCACAACGACGTGCCGAACCTCACACCGCCACGCTACGCCGACGTCCCGGCCGAGCACGCGATCCGTGGTTTCTTCGGCGTCACCATGCTTGAACGCGAACTTCCGGCGACGGAAAAAGCGCTCAACCTGCTCGGTCTGACGAAGACCGCAGAGGAGGGAAGCCGCATCCGCTTCCGTTCTCCTGACGGCACCGTTCTGGGCAACCAGATCGACGTCGTCGTCGACCCCAACGCAGGCTACGGACACTCCGGCGCAGGCAGCGTGCACCACATCGCTTTCCGCGCTTCGGACGACTCCTCCGAGGCCGAGTGGCAGCAGAAGATCGGCACCGAGCTGAGCGTCACGCCCATTCTCGACCGCCAGTACTTCCACTCGATCTACTTCCGCGAGCCCGGCGGCGTGCTCTTTGAGCTTGCCACCGACACGCCCGGCTTCCTCTACGACGAGCCCGTCGAAAAGCTCGGCGAAGCGCTCAAGCTGCCCTCGTGGATCGAGCCGCAGCGCGAGCTGGTCGAGGCCCGCGTACTTCCGATCACCATGTCGCAGTCCAGCGCGACCGTTACCGAGAAAGCAGGCGAGTAATGACGAACCAGAACCCTCACGCCAGCACGCCGGTCCTCCACGCCGGCGTGCCCCTGGCCGAAGCTCGCGGTGCGGTCGTGCTGTTGCACGGTCGCGGCGGCTCCGCGCAGGACATCCTCTCGCTCAGCTCGCCGCTGCATCGCGAAGGCCTCGCTTATCTTGCGCCACAGGCTGCCGGAAGCACCTGGTATCCGACGTCCTTCATGGCGCCACGGGAAGCGAACGAGCCGTTCGTCACCTCGGCGCTGGCGAAGGTCGAAAGCGTCGTCGCGGAAATGGAAGCTGCAGGCATCAGCCGCGACCGCATTGTGATCGCAGGCTTCTCGCAGGGAGCCTGCCTGACGACGGAGTTCGTCGCCTCGCATCCTGCTCGCTACGCTGGGCTGATCGCTTTCACTGGCGGCCTCATCGGCCCCCCGGAAGCGGACCTAACTCACGCGGGCTCGCTCGTCGGCACGCCTGCGCTGTTGCTCTCCGGCGACCCCGACCCGCACGTCCCCTGGACGCGTGTGGAGGCCTCCGCTGCCGAACTCCGCCGCATGGGGGCTGATGTGTTGACGCGTCGCTACCCCGGCCGTCCGCACACCATCACGGGCGAAGAGATCGACCACGCGCGCCGTCTGCTCGAAGCGGCCTTCGCATGAGTGCAGATAGGATGACGAGCATGGCGAACGAACCTGCAAACGAAGCAACCAGCGCGGCCCTCTGGCTGGTCATGGCGCGAGCCTATCGCGCCATGGCCTCCTTCGTGGAGCACTCCGTCGCTGCGCTCGGCATCGGCCTCTCGGACTTCATGATCCTCGAAGCCCTGCTGCACAAAGGCCCGATGACGATGTCCGCACTCTGCGACGCCGTGCTGCTCGCCCGCCCGTCGATGACCTCGGCGATCGACCGGCTCGAAGAACTGAAGCTCGTCCAGCGCATCTTCTCCAAGGAAGATCGGCGTGCCCGCACGGTCGAACTCACCGTCGCAGGCGCGGCGCAGATCAAGCGCCTCTACGCTCGGCACCTCCGCGACCTCGATGAAGTGATGAAGGACACCACAGCTGCCGAGCGCGCCGAAGTCCGCCGCGTGCTCAAGACCGTCGGCCTGGCTGCACAAGCCAGCACCCCAACGACGTCCCGCTAACCCTCAGGAGATCCCATGCGCCCGTTCCGCTCTGCAGCTCTGCTTGCTGCTGTTTTCGTGTCTCTCTCGCTGACCACGTCCGCGCAAACGCCGAAAGGCGCACGCCTCCCAGTGAAGGGCTCGGCGATCCCCGTTGATGTCCTCGTCGAAAGCCCGGCGGACGCTCCCGGCGATCTGCAGATCATCTGCCTCTTCGAAGCAGGCGGCGAAGAGCCGTTTCAGGCCTCGCTTGCCGAACTCGACACCAGGCTCGGCGGCGTCCTTTCTTCTCTGCGTTACGGCAACGCGTTCCGTGGCACGTTTGGCGAAACGCTCCTGATCACGCCCAAACCCGGCGCGATGGCCGCAAAGCGTCTCCTGCTCGTCGGGCTCGGCGATCGTGACGGCTTCACCGCCGCTCGCGAAGACTTCATCGGTGAGGTGGTCTATACCGAAAGCAATCGCCTCGGCGCGACCGCCCCAACCTTCGCTCCAACGGTGCTCGACGGCGGGAAGAAGGGCATCCACACCGGCGACGTCGCCAAGGCTTTCCTGCAAGGCTTCGAACGCACACGCGCCCTTCAGGAAGATCTCTACAACGCTGGCCACACCGTCAAGCCGGTGGTCGCGAAGCTCACCTTCCTTGCAGGTACTGCGCACGCGGTCGACACGCAACACGGCCTTGAAGCTGCGCTGCAGTATGACGTCCGCATGATCAAGATGGAGCACGCAAAGGCCAGCAAGTAGTAATCCTTCGCGGCGGCTTTGCTATGGCCTCAGTCGTCGGCGCGAAAACACATCGTCGAAGTGGAACGAGTACTGGCTGACAGGTATTTTTCGCTCCGCACCAGATGTATCGCGCACGGTAAAGCTGCCGGTGACACTCAGGTCGCTCGTCGTAGATGTAGTTCGCTCCACATGCAAAGCAATGGCCCGAACAGAAGCTTCGTCCAGGCCATTGCACTTTGCGAGACATTGAAGTTCGACGCTTGCCGTCGTCGCGTTGGGGCTGTCGACGGTCGCTGTCCATCCCAGTGGAAGGTTTGCCAGCGATTGAAAGTGCGCGCCATGCACCTCAAGATGCGCAGCGATCATGCGGTCGCCTTTGGCGAACTGGTTCTTCTCCAGCACCACCTCTGCTTGATTCCTTGAAACAATCTGAGCTCTCGACTCAGAAAGCGAACCAGCAAGCAGCAATGCAACGACCGCAATCCTCTGTGCGTAGCGCAAGCACCACCTCGTTTAGCTCAGCGGAGCCGTTACAACCGGCGCAGCCGCCTTCGGCTTCTTGTAGAACGGCGTCGGCACCACCACCGCCTTCACCGGCTGATTGCGAATCTCGACAAACACTTCCTTGCCGACCTCCGCGAACTCCACCGGAACATACGCCAGCGCGATGTTCTTCTTCAGGAAGACCGCAGGCGATCCGCTCGTCACTTCGCCGATCACCAGCCCTTCAGCCGATTTCACCGGGTAGCCATCACGGGCGATACCGCGCTCGACTACTTCGAGCCCAACCAGTTTGCGCTTCGGCCCGCCCTCCTCCTGCACCTTCAGCAGCGCCTCGCGGCCCACAAAGTCCGTGCCCTTGTCGAGCTTGCAGTAGCGTCCCAGGTTGGCCTCGAAGACGTTGATCGTGTCCGAAATCTCGTGGCCGTAGAGCGCCATCGCAGACTCCAGGCGCAGTGTGTTGCGCGCGCCCAGACCGCACGGCTGAATGCCGAACTCCGCACCAGCGGCCAGCACTTCCTGCCACACGCGGGCCGAGGTCGGCTCATCGCTCGGCACATAAATCTCGAAGCCGTCTTCACCTGTGTAGCCCGTGCGTGCAATCAGCGTGTTGTGGCAGCCGCACACCGTGCCCCAGGTGAACCAGTAGTTCTTGATCTCGCTCAGATCCTTGCCGGTCAGCTTCTGCAGCGTGTCCTTGGCGCGGGGTCCCTGAATCGCAATCTGCGTGTAGTAGTCGCTCACGTCGGTGACGTGTACACCGCTCATGCCGCCGATCACCGACCGCACCCACTTCACGTCCTTCTCGCGCGTGCCGGCGTTGATGACGATCAGAAAGTCGTTCTCGCCCAGCTTGTGCAGCACCACGTCGTCGACGAAAGTGCCGTCCGGCGTCAGCATCGCGGAGTAATGCGCCTGCCCGATCTGCAGCTTGCTGGCATCGTTCATCAGCAGCTTCTGCACGGCGGCCAGCGAGTTCGGTCCACGCAGTTGAATGTCGCCCATGTGCGACACATCGAAGATGCCCACGCGTTCACGCACGGCCATATGTTCTTCAATCAGGCCGCTGTACTGCACCGGCATGTCCCAGCCGCCGAAGTCGACCATGCGGGCCTTGTGCCCGAGGTGCGTCGAGTGAAGGGAAGTCTTACGAAGCGGAAGGGCGTTTGCGAGCGTAGTGTCCATAACGCTTTCAGTGTATCCGGCAATGCGCATCGCGCCGTACCTTCGCCAAAACGGGGAAGAATGCCATGGAAGAAGGAACGGTAGGTCAGGGCTTAGCCCTGACAGAAAAGAGCCGGTACGCTCGGGCTCTAGCCCCTGCGGTATTTGGAGTCAGCCGCGCCGCGCCCGTACGAAACTCGACACTGCAAAGTACGCAAACAACGCGAACAGAGCGACGTGCAGCACCAGTCGTCCGCGATCACCGGCCAGCCCACTGCCTCCGGCCCACGCGCCGCGCAGCTTCCATGCCCCTTGCACGATGAAGACAGCCACCACGGCGAAGAAGGTTCCGGTCACTTCCAGCCACAGGCCTCGCGAAAATTTCTTCACCGGCGCGAACATGCCCTTCGCCGCACCCTTGCCTCCGGCAATTGCGGCCTGCCGCACCTGCGCTTTGGCCTCGTTCACCGCACGATGAGCATCCGCAGCTTTCGCCACCACTTCCTGCACGCGCGGCCCGGCATTTTTCGTCCGGGGATCGGGAGACGCCGCAGCGTCGGCCGCGTCCATCAGCGACTTCGCTGCGGCACGCGCTCCACTGCCTATCGCCCGTCCAAATCGAACCTTGTCCATCGGCTCAAGTGTAAGCCAGTCGGCCTACTTGCCGGACGACGCCTTTGCCGCGCGCAGCTTCACTTCCTGCGCTACCTTCTCCGGTTTCTGCTTCTTCAGATCCAGCCCCTCGGGGTTGAACTCCGGCGCGGGCATCTGCATCTTCAACCCGTCCAGGGCGTCCACCAGCACCGTGGAGATCGCCATATCGCGATACCACTTGTGATCTGCGGGGATAACGAACCACGGCGCATGTTTTTTCGACGTCTGGCGCAGGAGGTCCTGATACGCCTCCTGGTAGTCGTCCCAGAAAAGACGCTCCGCAAAGTCCGATGGTGAAAGCTTCCAATGTTTGCTCGGCGTGTCAATTCTGGCCTGCAAGCGCTCCGTCTGTTCCTTCTGCGAGATGTGCAGGAAAAACTTCAAAACGACCGTGCCATTGTCTGCCAGCATCTTCTCCCAGTCGTTGATCGCGTTCATCCGCTCGTGGACCGTGCTTTTGTCGATCGCGCCGTGCACGCGCGGTGACAGAACATCCTCATAGTGCGAGCGATTGAAGATCTCGATCATGCCGCGCGGGGGCGTCTGCAGATGGCAGCGCCACAGGAAGTCATGCCGTAACTCCAGCGATGTCGGCACTTTAAAGGAAGCCACATTGCATCCCTGCGGATTGATGCCTGAAAAGATGTGGCGAATCGTGCCGTCTTTGCCCGCCGTATCCATGCCCTGCAGCACAATCAGCACCGACTTATGTTGCGTGGCGTAGAGCTTTTCCTGAAGGTCTTCAAGCTTGTCGCGGTTCTTTGCCGTCAACAACTTGGCCGCAGCCTCGTCTTTTACGCCGTGATGCGTTTTTGTCTGCACATCCGCAAGCTTCAGTTTGCTGCCAGGCTGCACGAGGAACGGAGATTTCAGTTTCATGAATCTTGAGATGCCAAATCCGAGAGCCACGATGCGATTGTGAAACGATTCAAGAGCGTATTTGAAGCCCGGATTTTTTCTCTTTCCGAGCCTCCAAACGAAAAGAGGCGAGCCACGCCTGACAGAACGTCAGTCGCATCTCGCCTCGTTAAATCTTTTCCGTGCCGTTGCGGTTAGGCTACGGGCTTGGTGGTCTCGTCTGCTTTGGGCGTCACGGTGTGCGCGCTTTCGGCGGGCTTCGCGGCGTTTACTTCATCGCTGACGCCTTTGACGCCTTCCTTGAAGCCGCGCAGGCCTTCGCCGAGTCCCTTGCCCAGTTCCGGCAGTTTCTTGCCGCCAAACAGCACGATGGCCACGATGGCCAGAACGATCAGATGTGTGGGCGTGAAAAGTTCACCCATGGTGAAGCCTCCTGCGGCCGGAACTCCGACCATCAACGTCTAATATTGTCGCACGTTCCCCTCGTATGATGCGCCCAACGCCCCAATCGGCGTTATATCCTGAAAGCAGAAGAGGCGGGCCGTTCCTCCAGGGCGAGCGCGCATTAGAGGACGATGGGTTTTTCACGTTTTGCGTTTCGATTTGCAGCCGGTGTACTCGCCGCTGCTGCCAGCTTCTCTGCCGCTACCGCTCACGCGCAGGTAGCCGCTCCCGGCACTGCTCCCATGCGGGCCAAGACCGTAGCTCCGCTCACGGCCTATACCGGTCCGCGCTACGACAATCGCTGGGAAGCCTACGGCGGTCTGCTGTACATGAACGGCCAGGCTGGTCAGAACCTTCCGCGTAAGTATTCGATGGGCGGCATGGAACTGATGGGCACCTACTGGCTTGGTTCCGCTCCGGTGAAGAAGTGGGGCGTCATTGCTGACTACCGCTTCGGCGCAGGCACCACGCAGACTGGTCTTGCCGGTGCGACGTATGGCTTGAACCGCGTTCTCGTCATGCAGCACATCGTCTCTGGCGGCGTGCAGTGGCGTGGACCGCGTAACCGTTATGCGGCGATTGATTTGCACGCACTCGCAGGCGCCGCGCACGGCATCTACGACTACGCGCCGACGCACTTCCCGGGCTACCCGACTACTCTGCCTCTGGCAACCTGCCCGGCGCAGATTTCGTCTACGAAGACCGCCAGCCTCGGCATGTACTGCAACAGCACCACGCCGTGGGGCGCTGCAGGCGGTTCTATCGACTTCAACCAAAGTGGCAAGGTCGCTATCCGCGTTCAGCCCGACATCACTTTTGAGCACTACGGCACCGAAACCCGCGAGTTCTTCTCGGTTTCGGTCGGTGCGATTTACCGCTTTGGCGGGAAGTCGGACGCGAAGAAGAAGTAAAGGCGAGGGGGCGGGTACAGGGTTCAGTAGACCTGTACCCTACTACCGCGAAATGATTACGGCCACCTCACACGAGGTGGCCGTTCGTTATTCGCTACACCCTAAGCCATGCACGCCTAGAAGTTCTGCGAGAGGAACTCAGGGCTTACGGGGTTTTCATAGACCGAGTAATCGCGCGTGACTACGGTGAGGCCGGATTCGGTGACGAAGTAGTTCTTGCGGTCTTCTACCGGGTCGTAGCCGATCACCGTGCCGTCCGGGATGTGAACGTCGCGGTCGATGATTGCGTGGCGAATACGGCAGTGACGACCGATGTTCACATGCGAGAAGATGACCGAGCTGTCTACGTCGGCGTAGCTGTTCACGCGGACATCATGGTTCAGCACCGAGTTCCGCACGACTGCGCCCGAAACAATCGAACCTGCACTCACAATCGAGTTGATCGCCATGCCCGTACGTCCCGGTTCACCGAAGACGAACTTCGCCGGAGGATACTGGTACGCGCGTGAGCGCATCGGCCATGCCTTGTCGTAGAGGTTGAAGACGGGAGCTACGGCTGCGACGTCCATATTCGCTTCGTAGTACGCATCGAGCGTACCCACGTCGCGCCAGTAGAGCGCGTGCTGCTTGTTCTCGTCCACGAAGTTGTACGCCTGCAGCTTGTAGCGGCCCAGCAGGTTTGGCAGAATGTTGTGGCCGAAGTCGTGCTTCGAGTTCGGGTCTTCCGCGTCCTTCATCAACTCGGGCAGCAGCACGTCCGTATTGAAGAGGTAGATGCCCATCGACACGTCCACCATGTCAGGGTTGAAGGGCG
This genomic interval from Acidobacteriaceae bacterium contains the following:
- a CDS encoding M17 family peptidase N-terminal domain-containing protein, with translation MRPFRSAALLAAVFVSLSLTTSAQTPKGARLPVKGSAIPVDVLVESPADAPGDLQIICLFEAGGEEPFQASLAELDTRLGGVLSSLRYGNAFRGTFGETLLITPKPGAMAAKRLLLVGLGDRDGFTAAREDFIGEVVYTESNRLGATAPTFAPTVLDGGKKGIHTGDVAKAFLQGFERTRALQEDLYNAGHTVKPVVAKLTFLAGTAHAVDTQHGLEAALQYDVRMIKMEHAKASK
- the gcvH gene encoding glycine cleavage system protein GcvH; this encodes MSYPANYRYAKSHEWLALEGETGTIGITDYAQSSLGDIVFVELPKVGQEIEAGSTFGSVESVKAVSDLYSPVTGTVTEINEALNSAPETINTDANATWLIKLAVTNTDEANALLSAEDYEKFVAEETGH
- a CDS encoding dienelactone hydrolase family protein, with translation MTNQNPHASTPVLHAGVPLAEARGAVVLLHGRGGSAQDILSLSSPLHREGLAYLAPQAAGSTWYPTSFMAPREANEPFVTSALAKVESVVAEMEAAGISRDRIVIAGFSQGACLTTEFVASHPARYAGLIAFTGGLIGPPEADLTHAGSLVGTPALLLSGDPDPHVPWTRVEASAAELRRMGADVLTRRYPGRPHTITGEEIDHARRLLEAAFA
- the gcvT gene encoding glycine cleavage system aminomethyltransferase GcvT; translated protein: MDTTLANALPLRKTSLHSTHLGHKARMVDFGGWDMPVQYSGLIEEHMAVRERVGIFDVSHMGDIQLRGPNSLAAVQKLLMNDASKLQIGQAHYSAMLTPDGTFVDDVVLHKLGENDFLIVINAGTREKDVKWVRSVIGGMSGVHVTDVSDYYTQIAIQGPRAKDTLQKLTGKDLSEIKNYWFTWGTVCGCHNTLIARTGYTGEDGFEIYVPSDEPTSARVWQEVLAAGAEFGIQPCGLGARNTLRLESAMALYGHEISDTINVFEANLGRYCKLDKGTDFVGREALLKVQEEGGPKRKLVGLEVVERGIARDGYPVKSAEGLVIGEVTSGSPAVFLKKNIALAYVPVEFAEVGKEVFVEIRNQPVKAVVVPTPFYKKPKAAAPVVTAPLS
- a CDS encoding SPOR domain-containing protein; its protein translation is MPPNFRPRNEHLGRSRGEQPAQDKRMIVWGACGVALLVLLFALWHMFSGSSKPKPAAQTAAAVVPAAPTAAAASQPAPVVVPVAHGWHVIAYTYNHAGQAQAKADSIARKHGNLNPQVFSPTSHGPYLVALGGVMSEAEAKATLQRARRSGMPRDAFMRNY
- a CDS encoding ring-cleaving dioxygenase, which encodes MKPIVGLHHVTAIASDPQQNLDFYTEVLGLRLVKRTVNFDDPGTYHFYFGDDIGTPGTVLTFFPWPHARRGSAGAGEVTHTAFSIPAASVDYWHERLTEKGILVERTGKRFNGAEEVLTLADPDGMKLELVAHNDVPNLTPPRYADVPAEHAIRGFFGVTMLERELPATEKALNLLGLTKTAEEGSRIRFRSPDGTVLGNQIDVVVDPNAGYGHSGAGSVHHIAFRASDDSSEAEWQQKIGTELSVTPILDRQYFHSIYFREPGGVLFELATDTPGFLYDEPVEKLGEALKLPSWIEPQRELVEARVLPITMSQSSATVTEKAGE
- a CDS encoding MarR family transcriptional regulator, giving the protein MANEPANEATSAALWLVMARAYRAMASFVEHSVAALGIGLSDFMILEALLHKGPMTMSALCDAVLLARPSMTSAIDRLEELKLVQRIFSKEDRRARTVELTVAGAAQIKRLYARHLRDLDEVMKDTTAAERAEVRRVLKTVGLAAQASTPTTSR
- the gcvPA gene encoding aminomethyl-transferring glycine dehydrogenase subunit GcvPA translates to MRYLPKSPADRLEMLEAIGVPSIDSLFESVPAEYRLTGDLNIPRQHSESEVLDRFKAFAANVASGEISEAKPGALYSSFLGAGAYRHYRPVVIDSLVQRGEFLTSYTPYQPEIAQGTLQATFEFQTMICELTGMEIANASMYDGSTGCAEAVMMAVRVTGRSGAVVARTVHPEYREVLTTTVQHQGIPVSEVEYVRETGRVDLAALEAAIGDDTACVLIQSPNFFGTVEDVAAIAEIAHKKGALLIVSIAEALSLGIVKPPVEADIVSLEAQSFGVAVGFGGPYCGVLACKEKFLRQMPGRLCGETKDSNGKRGFVLTLSTREQHIRREKATSNICTNQALVSLMVTIYLTVYGKEGLKELAEQNLAKAAYLRSALEKAGAKKLFSGPSFNEFAVALPSSAEAANAKLLDKQIIGGLSLAKWYPELGEGASLWCATELTTKAQMDAVTEAL